A genomic segment from Gadus morhua chromosome 4, gadMor3.0, whole genome shotgun sequence encodes:
- the LOC115541710 gene encoding LOW QUALITY PROTEIN: transcription elongation factor A N-terminal and central domain-containing protein (The sequence of the model RefSeq protein was modified relative to this genomic sequence to represent the inferred CDS: substituted 2 bases at 2 genomic stop codons), with product MDTKEQIRHCAFQIRKLNTEGSYGAMTALLRELDGATSPTPSREDPPNAHTRRPLYIRPSSRRPGQMPPASLHGPALARDIVLCGASLLKYKACVRSRAANLRTXPHLRRGLLECSLQPREPANMTSQGMAGPDLRRLRREYAVRAVSERQLPXPPEGTPTQKLRFRRCEASDCWVSQLPRGTLFLPGWVKPGGPDHDGVTFVTCSVCGGQWNYSGWVCL from the exons ATGGATACAAAAGAGCAGATAAGGCACTGTGCTTTTCAGATCCGAAAGCTGAACACTGAGGGGTCTTATGGGGCCATGACGGCCCTCCTCCGAGAACTTGACGG AGCCACCTCACCAACCCCCTCCAGAGAAGACCCACCCAACGCCCACACCAGACGACCCCTGTACATCCGGCCATCTTCCAGGCGTCCGGGCCAAATGCCTCCAGCTTCTCTTCACGGCCCTGCACTCGCCAGGGACATCGTGCTCTGTGGGGCCAGCCTGCTGAAATACAAAGCCTGCGTGCGGAGCAGGGCAGCCAACCTCAGGACGTAACCCCACCTCCGCAGGGGCCTCCTGGAGTGCTCCCTGCAGCCCCGAGAGCCGGCCAACATGACCTCCCAGGGGATGGCCGGCCCGGACCTGCGGCGCTTGAGGCGGGAGTACGCGGTGCGGGCCGTGAGCGAGCGCCAGCTCCCCTAGCCCCCCGAGGGGACCCCCACGCAGAAGCTGCGGTTCCGGCGCTGTGAGGCCTCGGACTGCTGGGTGAGCCAGCTGCCCCGCGGGACACTCTTCCTGCCTGGCTGGGTGAAACCTGGGGGCCCGGACCACGACGGGGTGACCTTTGTGACCTGCAGTGTGTGCGGGGGGCAGTGGAACTAcagtgggtgggtgtgtctctGA